The following are encoded together in the Glycine max cultivar Williams 82 chromosome 8, Glycine_max_v4.0, whole genome shotgun sequence genome:
- the LOC100817412 gene encoding UDP-glucose flavonoid 3-O-glucosyltransferase 7-like, with amino-acid sequence MHVEVEEWLPHGFEERTKENNRGMVVRGWVHQELILKHVAIGGFLTQCGWNSVTEGISAGVPLITMPRFAEQFLNEKLVTEVHKIGVEVGECEWSISSYDAGSKVVGWELIKNAVERVMKDEGGSLRKRAKDMQEKAHKAIQKGGSSYNNLTALVQSLKQKNIHG; translated from the coding sequence ATGCATGTTGAGGTTGAAGAATGGTTGCCACATGGTTTTGAAGAAAGGACTAAGGAAAATAACAGAGGAATGGTAGTGAGAGGGTGGGTCCATCAAGAGTTAATATTGAAGCATGTTGCGATTGGAGGGTTCCTAACGCAGTGTGGGTGGAATTCAGTGACAGAAGGGATTAGTGCTGGGGTGCCACTGATAACCATGCCAAGATTCGCTGAGCAGTTTTTGAATGAGAAGTTGGTGACTGAAGTGCACAAAATTGGGGTTGAGGTGGGGGAGTGTGAGTGGAGCATATCTTCTTATGATGCAGGGAGTAAGGTGGTTGGTTGGGAACTAATTAAGAATGCTGTGGAGAGGGTGATGAAGGATGAAGGAGGGTCACTTAGAAAACGAGCCAAAGATATGCAAGAAAAAGCACATAAAGCTATTCAAAAGGGTGGCTCCTCTTATAATAATCTCACTGCCCTTGTTCAATCCCTCAAACAAAAGAATATCCATGGTTGA
- the LOC100775363 gene encoding probable inactive dual specificity protein phosphatase-like At4g18593: protein MAEAGSSQTETTTKPPQLIYRCKKCRRIVASVENIVSHEHGKGESSFKWKKRSSQSWETEKQSVDCTSVFVEPMKWMQAVHEGHVEDKLLCMGCNARLGNFNWAGMQCSCGAWVNPAFQLHKSRLDECNM from the exons ATGGCTGAAGCTGGTAGCTCTCAGACAGAGACAACGACCAAACCTCCTCAACTTATATACCGGTGTAAGAAATGCAGAAGAATTGTTGCTTCAGTGGAAAATATAGTTTCCCATGAGCACGGGAAAGGAGAATCAAGCTTCAAGTGGAAAAAGAGAAGCAGTCAATCCTGGGAAACGGAAAAGCAATCAGTTGATTGCACCTCAGTATTTGTTGAGCCCATGAAATGGATGCAAGCAG TACACGAAGGTCATGTGGAGGATAAACTTCTCTGTATGGGTTGTAATGCTCGTTTGGGTAACTTCAACTGGGCCGGTATGCAGTGCAGCTGTGGAGCCTGGGTTAACCCTGCGTTTCAGCTGCATAAAAGCCGATTAGATGAGTGCAATATGTAA